The genomic stretch TTTACCGAATACACCCCACTATCCTCCTCTCTCCAAAACCAAGAATCCTCACGACACATAGAAGGAGTAGGTAATCTTATAATGAGCTGGTAATCCCTAGCAGAAAAAAGATCCCTTACCAAATCATAATCCCAATTGAATGTGTTAGGAAAAAACAAGGAGCTCACATAAGGGTTATTTAAATACTTAGGAAAAAACAAGGAGCTCACATAAGGGTTATTTAAATACACAATCTCCGGAGTTTCCACATAAGGATTTTGATCATCCGGTAACCACGGTTCCCCCCAAACTCTCACATTTTTCCCATTACCAATCCTCCATCGAAGCCCCTTATGTAGCAGTGACTGAGACTCCCGAATACTAGACCAAACAAAAGAAACATTTGACCCCACCCTAGCATCCAGGAAAGAACAAGCAGGAAAATAACGGGCTTTAAACACTTGAGTAACCAAGGCATCAGGTTGAGTTAAAAATTTCCACCCCTGCTTCCCCAACATAGCCGGTTGAGTTAAAAATTTCCACCCCTGCTTCCCCAACATAGCCAAGTTCATATCATGCACTCTCCGAAACCCCATCCCCCCAAAACACTTTGGTTTACACAAATCAGCCCACGTACTCCATCTAATTCCCCTCCCTCCCCGGTACTCACAACCCCACCAAAAAGAATTCATAACCTTTTCAAGCGCATCACATAGACCCATAGGCAATAAAAAGACATTCATGGCATAGTTAGGAATTGATTGGAGAACGGTTTTTAATAAAACCTCACGCCCTGCTCTAGAAAGGAACCTATTCCCCCAATTATGAATACGAGCTTTCACCCGATCTTTAATAAAACCCAAAATCTCCTTTTTCCGCCGTNCTCCATCTAATTCCCCTCCCTCCCCGGTACTCACAACCCCACCAAAAAGAATTCATAACCTTTTCAAGCGCATCACATAGACCCATAGGCAATAAAAAGACATTCATGGCATAGTTAGGAATTGATTGGAGAACGGTTTTTAATAAAACCTCACGCCCTGCTCTAGAAAGGAACCTATTCCCCCAATTATGAATACGAGCTTTCACCCGATCTTTAATAAAACCCAAAATCTCCTTTTTCCGCCGTCCCACATGCCCCGGGAGCCCCAAATACTTCCCCCTACTCTGCTGTTCATGAATCCCCAAAGTCTCACAAACAGCCTCCTTATCCTCCTGGTGAACATTTCGCCCAAAAACAATAGAGGTCTTAGCCAAATTTACCAATTGCCCNCCTCACGCCCTGCTCTAGAAAGGAACCTATTCCCCCAATTATGAATACGAGCTTTCACCCGATCTTTAATAAAACCCAAAATCTCCTTTTTCCGCCGTCCCACATGCCCCGGGAGCCCCAAATACTTCCCCCTANCTCCATCTAATTCCCCTCCCTCCCCGGTACTCACAACCCCACAAAAAAGAATTCATAACCTTTTCAAGCGCATCACATAGACCCATAGGCAATAAAAAAGACATTCATGGCATAGTTAGGAATTGATTGGAGAACGGTTTTTAATAAAACCTCACGCCCTGCTCTAGAAAGGAACCTATTCCCCCAATTATCCTCACGCCCTGCTCTAGAAAGGAACCTATTCCCCCAATTATGAATACGAGCTTTCACCCGATCTTTAATAAAACCCAAAATCTCCTTTTTAGCTTTCACCCGATCTTTAATAAAACCCAAAATCTCCTTTTTTCGCCGTCCCACATGCCCCGGGAGCCCCAAATACTTCCCCCTACTCTACTGTTCATGAATCCCCAAAGTCTCACAAACAGCCTCCTTATCCTCCTGGTGAACATTTCGCCCAAAAAGAATAGAGGTCTTAGCCAAATTTACCAATTGCCCACTAGCCTTCCCATACTCATCTAAAATCTGCTTAATTAGCCTTGCCTCTAAATTATTTGCCCGAAAAAAGAACAAACAATCATCCGCAAAAAATAAATGGGAAACTGCGGGAGCACCCCTAGCAACTCTCACCCCGTGAAGAACACCCCCCCTCTCCTGCACCCTCAACATAGAACTTAAGCCCTCCGCCACCAGAATGAACAAACAAGGAAAAAGGGGATCTCCTTGACGCAATCCCCTAGATGGAACAATTTGATCCCATTCCCGCCCATTTGCTAGCACCCTAAAAACCACAGTGGACATACACTCCCTCATCAACTGGACCCAATGCTCACTAAACCCCAACCCAAGCATCACCTTTCCCAANTGGGAAACTGCGGGAGCACCCCTAGCAACTCTCACCCCGTGAAGAACACCCCCCCTCTCCTGCACCCTCAACATAGAACTTAAGCCCTCCGCCACCAGAATGAACAAACAAGGAAAAAGGGGATCTCCTTGACGCAATCCCCTAGATGGAACAATTTGATCCCATTCCCGCCCATTTGCTAGCACCCTAAAAACCACAGTGGACATACACTCCCTCATCAACTGGACCCAATGCTCACTAAACCCCAACCCAAGCATCACCTTTCCCAAAAAACCCCACTCAACCCGATCATAGGCTTTACTCATATCAACTGTTAGGGCCCCATAACCCCCCCTACAACCCCGTTGACGATTCATACAATGAGAAGTCTCAAACGCAATAAGAATATTGTCAATTATAGACCGGCCAGGAATAAAAGCACTTTGAGCACAAGACACAACTGAACCCAACACCCCTCTCAATCTAACCGCCAAAACTTTTGCCAAAATTCGATACACAACATTACAGAGAGAAATTGGACGAAAATCAGTCATCAATTCAGGATTTTTAATTTTCGGGATTAACACAATATGGGTATCATTTATATGAGGAGGCAAAACTCCAGAAACAAGAAAATTTTGGCAAAGAGAAACTACCTCACCACCCACGACATCCCAGTGCAGTTGGAAGAAGGCCGGAGACAAACCATCAGGGCCGGGAGATTTATCCGGGTGCATAGAGAACACAGCCGCCCTCACTTCCTCGGCCGTGACTAGCCTTAGAAGTTCCTGATTCTGCTCCTCCGTCACCAACCGCTCAACACACTCCAACACTGGCCTCCCATCACCCTCTACTGCCGTAAACAACTCTGTAAAATAAGCAGTCATAACCTGCCCCATTTCTTGCTCACCCGTAACCAAACCTCCCCTATAATCCCGCAATTGAACAATAGCATTTCGTCGCCGGTGCCGATTCACAGAGTTATGGAAAAATCGTGTATTTCTATCGCCCTCAGAGTACCAGGTCTCTTTAGCCCTTTGTCGCCATTTATCACTCTGGTTCTGTAAAAGTTGCAAGAACCTAACCTGACACTCACCAAATGCCCTCACACTGTTCCCGTCAACTAACCCCCGCAACCGACCCATTGTTTCTTTACACCGCCTCAACTCCCTACCTTCCTCCTTCGCCAACCTATTTCCCCATTCCCAGACTGCCTCCCCACACTGCCCAAGTTTATCTGAAATTTCCAAACCCCCAAGCCGATCCCAAGCAGCCTTGACCACTTCCCGACATTCAGGATTCCTACCCCAATAGTTTTCAAACCTGCACCGCCGCCTAGGCTGCCATACCCTCCCCGTCTggagaacaaaaaataaaggcAAGTGATCGCTGCTACTACCTTCCAGCGACCAAGCTCGCGCCCCCGGAAACAACTCACGCCACCCATCAGTAACTAGGATCCTATCCAACTTCTCCCGTACCCAATTACCAGTACCTCTCCCTCTTTCCCAAGTAAATTGACAACCTTCAAAAGCCAAATCAGACAAACCACTCTCCCTTACTGCATCCCGAAACCCCCCTAAACAACCCAGGCGGATGAGGAACCCTCCCTTGTTTCTCCCTCTCCCAAAGCAAATCATTAAAATCCCCAACTATAACCCAAGGTAGATTATTGCGGGATGAAAGGTACCTGAGAAGCTCCCAAGACTCTCGTTTACGCCCCCTCTCCGGCTGCCCATAGTAACCAGTGAATCTCCAAGAAGGATGAACGCCAGTCCCATGGACCTTAGTATCAATATAGTGATTAGAGTAGCTGACCACCTCCACATCTATACCCCCATTCCACAATAAAGCTAACCCCCCACTCCTACCCTCGGGTGCGACTACAAAACAATTCGCATAATTCAACTTTATTCGAATACCCTCCATCTTAAAAGCACTACTTAAAGTTTcagacaaaaacaaaatatcagGCCTCTTCTGACGAACGAAGCCCAATAAGGCCTGAACTGCCAATGGGTTTACCAGCCCACGGCAGTTCCAACTAAAACAACTCATTGGACCCGGTGGGCCTGGGATCCAGAACCCACCTCTTCAAAAGAATTCTCTTCAACCATCATTGGGCTGGCCCAATTGGCTTTAGTTACTCCCTCCTCACTCTCATCCCCA from Ipomoea triloba cultivar NCNSP0323 chromosome 12, ASM357664v1 encodes the following:
- the LOC115999573 gene encoding uncharacterized protein LOC115999573, translated to MSCFSWNCRGLVNPLAVQALLGFVRQKRPDILFLSETLSSAFKMEGIRIKLNYANCFVVAPEGRSGGLALLWNGGIDVEVVSYSNHYIDTKVHGTGVHPSWRFTGYYGQPERGRKRESWELLRGRNKGGFLIRLGCLGGFRDAVRESGLSDLAFEGCQFTWERGRGTGNWVREKLDRILVTDGWRELFPGARAWSLEGSSSDHLPLFFVLQTGRVWQPRRRCRFENYWGRNPECREVVKAAWDRLGGLEISDKLGQCGEAVWEWGNRLAKEEGRELRRCKETMGRLRGLVDGNSVRAFGECQVRFLQLLQNQSDKWRQRAKETWYSEGDRNTRFFHNSVNRHRRRNAIVQLRDYRGGLVTGEQEMGQVMTAYFTELFTAVEGDGRPVLECVERLVTEEQNQELLRLVTAEEVRAAVFSMHPDKSPGPDGLSPAFFQLHWDVVGGEVVSLCQNFLVSGVLPPHINDTHIVLIPKIKNPELMTDFRPISLCNVVYRILAKVLAVRLRGVLGSVVSCAQSAFIPGRSIIDNILIAFETSHCMNRQRGCRGGYGALTVDMSKAYDRVEWGFLGKVMLGLGFSEHWVQLMRECMSTVVFRVLANGREWDQIVPSRGLRQGDPLFPCLFILVAEGLSSMLRVQERGGVLHGVRVARGAPAVSXLGKVMLGLGFSEHWVQLMRECMSTVVFRVLANGREWDQIVPSRGLRQGDPLFPCLFILVAEGLSSMLRVQERGGVLHGVRVARGAPAVSHLFFADDCLFFFRANNLEARLIKQILDEYGKASGQLVNLAKTSILFGRNVHQEDKEAVCETLGIHEQ